In Bradyrhizobium paxllaeri, the genomic stretch GGCGTTTCTGGAAGTCAGCGCTCAGCATCGCGAGCGTCACGTTGCCGAGGCGCGACAGCAGCAGCGCCTCCGCGTCGTCGAACGCCTGGTCGAGCGCGGCGTTCACGGCCTGCTCGACAAGGCACTTCGGTGACTCCGCTCTGTTCCCCACAGCGAACAGCGACGGCTGGCCGAGCGCCTCGTAAATGTCCCGCAGCGATATTTTCGCGAGGTCGCGGGCGAGGGTCCATCCACCGCCATGACCTTTTTCCGATCGCACAAAGCCGTGATCCCGCAGCCCGGCCATCATCCGCCGTATCACCACCGCATTGGTGTCCATGGCCTTCGCCAGCGCCTCTGACGTCACCGGCTCTTTCTGCTCGGCCATGTGCAGCAGGACATGCAACACGCCTGATAATCGAGTGTCTCTTCTCATGTAACTAATGATATTACATGATAGGACGGCCGGTCAAGTAGCAGTGAACGGATGAATGGAGGGCAAAAGAAGATGCAAAGCTCGGACGTATCGCCGCGAGAATGCGGAACCATATCCTCGGATGGTGCGGGCGAGTAAAATGTGGCGGAATCTGCCTTGGGGAAAATCAACAGCGTAGTTGCCGTCGCTGGGAAAAATCTTGGAAGTGCAAGGCACTCTATGGTCAAAGTACATTATCGAGTGGAGCAGGGGCGGCGCCCAAGCCTCATCCTCTGATGTAACCAATCGCCACCGCCGTGGAAATTGATCGCGTGCTTTCCGACGTATTGAAGCGCAAGGACCTCTACGACTTCTTCAGCCGCTCGGCCTTCGAGAAGGCTCATACCTATCAGGCGCAAGGGCGCGTCAAGGGATTGCAGATCAGCGAAGACCTGACGCACGTTCGCGCCAGCGTGCGGGGAAGCGGATCGAACCAATATCGCGTCGATATTCAGCTCGATTTCAAGGGCGACCGGCTCGCCGAGCTCGACGGCGACTGTAGTTGTCCGATGTCCTTCAACTGCAAGCATGTGGCCGCAACCCTGCTCGAAGCCACCAGCGGGAAGCCATTGCAGGCCGACAGCGTGAAGGCGCCGACGGAAGATGTGGCCTCCCAGCCGCCCGTTCTGGGTCACTCAGTCATCACCTGGCTCGAGAATGTCGGCAACGCGGTGCACGGCGACGATTATCCGGCCGAACTGAACCAGCGGCTGCTGTATCGCCTGCATCCCTCCGGAGAGAGCGTGCAGACCCCTGTCCTGGCGATATCGCTGCTCTCGGTGAAGATAGCGAAGGGCGGCGAGTTCGGCGGCAATTACACGCAACCCCACGTGTCCGATTTTGCGCCAGAGCGCGCCCCAAAATATTTCCGCGACACCGATATCGATCTTGTGAGTCAACTTTCGGCCTCCTCCAGGGGAGCCTACTATGGTGCTCGGCCGCTTGCAGGTGAGCTGTTGCAGCGGATTGTGGCAACCGGCCGTGCCTATTGGCTCGATCACAAACGCCAGCCGCTGCGGTGGGGAGACAAGCGCGAAGGACGGATCGAGTGGCGCCAGGCCAGCAAACGGGGTGTTGTTCCCCGCCTGCTCGTGCCGGGAACGACTACGCTCAATGCCGAGCCGCCGGTTTATATCGACGAGTTCAACGGGACGATCGGCCCGGTGGAGTTGAGCCTGCCGCCCAGGCTCGCCCGTCAGGTCTTGTCGGCGCCGGAGATTCCGCGCGACCAGGTCATGGAAGTATCGCGCCGTCTCGGCCAGCGTTTGCCGGAACGTCATCACGACCTGTTGCCAGGGACGCCCGCGCCGGCCGTGCACATCGACGAGCAGCCGGTCCCGGTGTTGCGCCTGCGACGGGGCCAGACGACAGAGCATTACTACTATGGCTATCGCGACACGCGAACAACCAGCGGCCCGGTCGCAGTCGCTCAGCTCGGCTTCCGCTACGGGCCGGTCGAGATCGACCTGTCGGAACGCGCGAGCCGGATCGAAGCATTTCACGCCGGACAGGTCTACGCGATCAAGCGCCGCCAGCCCAAGGAGAAGGAGGCGCGCAAGCACCTGACCGGACTGGGTTTCGTCGACGCGAGGTCGAAGTATTCCTTTCTCGATTCCAGCCATGCCCGCGACCTCACGCTCGTCGAGCCTTACGACTGGTTCGACTTTCTCAACCTGGACGCGGCTGAATTGCGGGCGCAGGGTTTCGAGATAGAGATCGCCGACGACTTTCCCTACCGGCTGGCGGCGTCGGGCGACTTCGATGCCGGCTTCGAATCCAGCGGCATCGACTGGTTCGAGCTCGCGCTCGGAATCGAAATTGACGGTGAGCGGCGCGATCTTGCGCCGATGCTGGCCGCGCTGGTCTCGAAGCCGGACTTCACTCCCGATCTGATCAAAGAGCTTGCCGAGAACAGCGACTATTTCTACCTGCCGCTTGCCGACGGCCGCCATGTTTCATTGGCCGCCGACCGCTTCCTTCCGCTGGTGCTGGCGCTGCATGGCCTGAATCTGAGCGGGATTTCCGCTGACGGTTCGGGAAAGCTGAAGTTGTCGCGTGCAGACGTCGTGCCGCTCCTCGCGGTCGAGAACGACAAGTTCGTATTCCGGGGCACCGATAATCTTCGCCGTCTCGCCGGTCTGCTTCAATCTCACGGCCTGAATGAGCTGCGCCTGCCGGAGAGCTTTCGCGCCGAACTTCGGCCCTACCAGGCGCAGGGCGTGGCCTGGCTCGATCTGCTCCGCGAAAGCGATCTGGGCGGCGTGCTGGCCGATGACATGGGGCTCGGCAAGACCGTGCAGATGCTGGCCTTCCTCGCGCTGGAAAAGGCGCGGGGGCACATCACACAACAGGTGCTGATCGTCGCGCCGACCAGCCTGATGACCAACTGGCTCAACGAAGCGCAGAAATTCACGCCGGATTTGAAAGTGCTGGTGCTGCATGGTCCCGATCGAAAGCACAGCTTCGCGGCGATACCCGAGCATGACATCGTGCTGACCACCTATCCCCTGATTGCGCGCGACCGGGAAGTCCTGTTGTCGCGCGACTGGCATATGGCGGTGCTGGACGAGGCGCAAACGATCAAGAACCCCGACGCTGCGACCACCCGTTGGCTGCGCGAGATCAAGGCGCGACACCGCTTCTGCCTGACGGGCACGCCGATGGAAAATCATCTTGGCGAACTCTGGTCGATCATGAGTTTCGCCAACCCTGGTTATCTCGGCGACAAGGCCGGCTTCACCCGTCAGTGGCGGACCCCGATCGAGAAGCGCGCCGACAAGGTCCGTGCCGCCGCACTCGCCCGGCGGGTCAGGCCGTTTCTGCTGCGCCGGACCAAAGCGGAGGTGGCGGCGGAGCTGCCTGCCAAGAGCGAAATCGTCGAGCGGATCGCCCTGGAGGGTAGCCAGCGCGACCTCTACGACGCGATCCGCCTGTCGATGTCGGACAAGGTTCGCAAGGCGATCCAGCAGCGCGGCCTGGCCAAGAGCCACATCGTTGTGCTCGAGGCGCTTTTGAGAATGCGGCAGGCCTGCTGCGATCCGGCGCTGCTGAACCTCGACGACGGTGTCGAGCGGCCGTCGGCCAAGCTCGACCGCTTGATGGAAATGGTGCTGGAACTGCTGAGCGAGGGGCGGAAGATCATCGTCTTCTCGCAATTCACCTCGATGCTCGACCTGGTTCGAAGGCGCCTGGACGCGGAACGTGTTCGCTACGGCGTGCTGACTGGAGAGACGAGGGACCGTAAGCGCGCGATCGACGGTTTTCAGAACGGCACGAACGACGTCTTCCTAGTCAGCCTGAAGGCTGGCGGCGTCGGCCTCAATTTGACGGCTGCGGACACGGTTATCATTTTCGACCCTTGGTGGAATCCCGCCGTGGAGGAACAGGCGATCGATCGTGCCCATCGCATCGGCCAAGACAAGGCGGTCTTCGTCTATCGGCTCGTGGCCGCCGGCACGGTCGAGGAAAAAATGGAAGAGCTCAAGGAACGAAAGCGAGCCCTGGCTGACAGCCTGTTCGACCGGGACGGGCAGATCTCCTCAGCCCTCACG encodes the following:
- a CDS encoding Rrf2 family transcriptional regulator, yielding MRRDTRLSGVLHVLLHMAEQKEPVTSEALAKAMDTNAVVIRRMMAGLRDHGFVRSEKGHGGGWTLARDLAKISLRDIYEALGQPSLFAVGNRAESPKCLVEQAVNAALDQAFDDAEALLLSRLGNVTLAMLSADFQKRLGDGRNRHRLETAHAS
- a CDS encoding DEAD/DEAH box helicase translates to MLSDVLKRKDLYDFFSRSAFEKAHTYQAQGRVKGLQISEDLTHVRASVRGSGSNQYRVDIQLDFKGDRLAELDGDCSCPMSFNCKHVAATLLEATSGKPLQADSVKAPTEDVASQPPVLGHSVITWLENVGNAVHGDDYPAELNQRLLYRLHPSGESVQTPVLAISLLSVKIAKGGEFGGNYTQPHVSDFAPERAPKYFRDTDIDLVSQLSASSRGAYYGARPLAGELLQRIVATGRAYWLDHKRQPLRWGDKREGRIEWRQASKRGVVPRLLVPGTTTLNAEPPVYIDEFNGTIGPVELSLPPRLARQVLSAPEIPRDQVMEVSRRLGQRLPERHHDLLPGTPAPAVHIDEQPVPVLRLRRGQTTEHYYYGYRDTRTTSGPVAVAQLGFRYGPVEIDLSERASRIEAFHAGQVYAIKRRQPKEKEARKHLTGLGFVDARSKYSFLDSSHARDLTLVEPYDWFDFLNLDAAELRAQGFEIEIADDFPYRLAASGDFDAGFESSGIDWFELALGIEIDGERRDLAPMLAALVSKPDFTPDLIKELAENSDYFYLPLADGRHVSLAADRFLPLVLALHGLNLSGISADGSGKLKLSRADVVPLLAVENDKFVFRGTDNLRRLAGLLQSHGLNELRLPESFRAELRPYQAQGVAWLDLLRESDLGGVLADDMGLGKTVQMLAFLALEKARGHITQQVLIVAPTSLMTNWLNEAQKFTPDLKVLVLHGPDRKHSFAAIPEHDIVLTTYPLIARDREVLLSRDWHMAVLDEAQTIKNPDAATTRWLREIKARHRFCLTGTPMENHLGELWSIMSFANPGYLGDKAGFTRQWRTPIEKRADKVRAAALARRVRPFLLRRTKAEVAAELPAKSEIVERIALEGSQRDLYDAIRLSMSDKVRKAIQQRGLAKSHIVVLEALLRMRQACCDPALLNLDDGVERPSAKLDRLMEMVLELLSEGRKIIVFSQFTSMLDLVRRRLDAERVRYGVLTGETRDRKRAIDGFQNGTNDVFLVSLKAGGVGLNLTAADTVIIFDPWWNPAVEEQAIDRAHRIGQDKAVFVYRLVAAGTVEEKMEELKERKRALADSLFDRDGQISSALTEEDVRALFEG